AGGCCATGGGCCGGGTCGGGCTGATGCGCCCCTACCTGCGCCCGGTGTACCCGAAGGCCCGGATGTGCGGCACGGCCGTGACCGTGCTGCTCCAGCCCGGCGACAACTGGATGCTGCACGTGGCCGCCGAGCAGATCCAGGACGGCGACGTCGTCGTCGCGGCCTGCACGACGGAGAGCGAGGACGGCTTCTTCGGCGAGCTGCTCGCCACCTCGTTCCGGGCCCGGGGCTGCCACGGCCTGGTCATCGACGGCGGGGTCCGTGACGTCACCGACCTGGAGGGCATGGACTTCCCGGTCTTCTCCCGCGCGGTCAACGCCAAGGGCACCGTCAAGGCCACCCTCGGCTCGGTCAACGTGCCCGTGGTCTGCGGCAACGCGCTCGTGCGCCCCGGTGACGTCGTCGTCGCGGACGCCGACGGTGTCGTCGTTGTGCCGCGCGAGCGGGCGGCCGAGGTGGCCGCCGCCTCGGCCGCCCGCGAGGCGAACGAGGAGGGCAAGCGCGCCCGGTTCCGCGCGGGGAAGCTCGGCCTGGACATGTACGGGATGCGCGGCCCGCTGGCCGAGCTCGGCCTGCGGTACGAGGACTGAGGGGACCGACGATGACGAACTCCGAGCAGACCCCCGGCGCGCCGGCCTTCGAGCAGACCCCCGGCGCGCCGGCCTTCGAGCAGACCCTCGACGCACCGGCCTTCGAGCAGACCCCCGGCTGGCTGGACTGGTACGCCGGCCCGAGCCGGCCGAGGTTCCGGGTGCCCGAGGGCGCCGTCGACGCGCACTGCCATGTCTTCGGCCCCGGCGCCGAGTTCCCCTACGCGCCCGAGCGCAAGTACACGCCGTGCGACGCCTCCAAGGAACAACTCTTCGCGCTCCGCGACCACCTCGGCCTCGCCCGCAACGTCGTCGTCCAGGCAACATGCCACGGCGCCGACAACCGTGCCCTGGTCGACGCCCTGCGCACATCCGGCGGCCTGGCCCGCGGCGTCGCGACCGTACGAAGGGACGTCACCGACGCCGAGCTGCGCGAGCTGCACGAGGCCGGCGTCCGCGGCGTACGGTTCAACTTCGTCAAGCGGCTCGTCGACGCGGCGCCTCGGCAGGACCTGCGGGACATCGTCGAGAAGATCGCGCCCTACGGCTGGCACGTCGTCGTCTACTTCGAGGCAGCCGACCTCGCCGACCTGCGGGACTTCTTCCTGTCGATCCCGGTGCCGCTGGTCGTCGACCACATGGGGCGGCCCGACGTCACCAAGGCCCCGGACGGCCCGGAGTTCGAGACCTTCCTGAACTTCCTGCGCGCCCGGCCCGACATCTGGTGCAAGGTGAGCTGCCCCGAGCGGCTCACCGAGAGCGGCCCGCCGGCCCTGGACGGCGAGCGGCACGCGTACCGCGACGTGATCCCCTTCGCCCGCCGCGTGGTCGAGGAGTTCCCCGACCGGGTGCTGTGGGGCACCGACTGGCCCCACCCGAACCTCACCGACCACATGCCGGACGACGGTCTGCTCGTCGACCTCGTCCCCGACATCGCGCCGACCGCGGCCCTGCAGCACAGGCTTCTCGTGGCCAACCCGATGCGCCTGTACTGGCCGGACGCCGACTGACCCGCCCACGACCGGAGGCCACCATGTCACTGGACAAGACCTACAAACTGGTGCCGGGGACCACGATCTTCGACGCCGAGCAGTCCGCCAAGGGCTACCACCTCAACCAGTTCTGCATGTCGTTGATGACGGCGGAGAACCGCGCCCTGTACCTCGCCGACGAGCGTGCCTACCTGGACTCCTGGCCGCTGCGCGAGGAGCAGAAGCAGGCCCTGCTCGACCGCGACCTCAACGCCGCGATGCGCGAGGGCGGCAACATCTACTTCCTCGCCAAGTGGGGCGCCACGCTGGGGTTCTCGTTCCAGCAGATGGCGGGCTCGATGACCGGCATGACCGAGGAGGAGTACCGCGCCATGATGGTCGGCGGCGGCCGCTCGGTCGAGGGCAACCGCATCGACCACGCCGTCCTGGAGGCGGCGCACGCCGACCCGACTCCCCCGGCCGAACACGCCGAGATCACCGGCGCCGTCTTCACCTCCCACGTACCGGCGATCGGTGCGGCGCTCGACCACGAGAAGACCGAAGAGCCGTACTGGCGGCCGCTGTTCGACGGGTACGAGTACTCGAAGGCGTGGGAGAGGGAGAATCTCCCCGATGTGATCTTCCTGGTCTACAACGACCACGCCTCGTCGTTCGACCTCTCGCTGATCCCGACGTTCGTGCTCGGCACGGGCGCCTCGTTCCCCACCGCCGACGAGGGGTACGGGCCCCGTCCCGTCCCGGGCGTCGAGGGCGACCCGGACCTGGCCGCGCACATAGCGCACTCGCTGATCCGGGACGACTTCGACCTCACCCTCGCCAACGAGCTGACCGTCGACCACGGCCTCACCGTCCCGCTGTCGCTGATGTTCGGCGACGTCGAGAAGTGGCCGTGCAGGGTGATCCCGTTCCACGTCAACGTGGTGCAGTACCCGGTGCCTTCGGGCGCCCGCTGCTTCAGGCTCGGGCAGGCGCTGCGCAAGGCCGTCGAGTCGTACGACCGGCCGCTGAAGGTCCAGGTGTGGGGCACCGGCGGCATGAGCCACCAGCTGCAGGGCCCCCGTGCCGGCCTGATCAACCGCGAGTGGGACAACGCCTTCCTCGACCGGCTGATCGCCGACCCGGCCGGGCTGGCCGAGGTGCCGCACCTCGAGTACGTCGAGGAGGCCGGCTCGGAGGGCATC
This sequence is a window from Streptomyces sp. HUAS YS2. Protein-coding genes within it:
- the ligK gene encoding 4-carboxy-4-hydroxy-2-oxoadipate aldolase/oxaloacetate decarboxylase encodes the protein MEHTEIGVVHTKIDRADPAAVAELSKYGVATIHEAMGRVGLMRPYLRPVYPKARMCGTAVTVLLQPGDNWMLHVAAEQIQDGDVVVAACTTESEDGFFGELLATSFRARGCHGLVIDGGVRDVTDLEGMDFPVFSRAVNAKGTVKATLGSVNVPVVCGNALVRPGDVVVADADGVVVVPRERAAEVAAASAAREANEEGKRARFRAGKLGLDMYGMRGPLAELGLRYED
- a CDS encoding amidohydrolase family protein; translated protein: MTNSEQTPGAPAFEQTPGAPAFEQTLDAPAFEQTPGWLDWYAGPSRPRFRVPEGAVDAHCHVFGPGAEFPYAPERKYTPCDASKEQLFALRDHLGLARNVVVQATCHGADNRALVDALRTSGGLARGVATVRRDVTDAELRELHEAGVRGVRFNFVKRLVDAAPRQDLRDIVEKIAPYGWHVVVYFEAADLADLRDFFLSIPVPLVVDHMGRPDVTKAPDGPEFETFLNFLRARPDIWCKVSCPERLTESGPPALDGERHAYRDVIPFARRVVEEFPDRVLWGTDWPHPNLTDHMPDDGLLVDLVPDIAPTAALQHRLLVANPMRLYWPDAD
- the ligA gene encoding protocatechuate 4,5-dioxygenase subunit alpha, which translates into the protein MSLDKTYKLVPGTTIFDAEQSAKGYHLNQFCMSLMTAENRALYLADERAYLDSWPLREEQKQALLDRDLNAAMREGGNIYFLAKWGATLGFSFQQMAGSMTGMTEEEYRAMMVGGGRSVEGNRIDHAVLEAAHADPTPPAEHAEITGAVFTSHVPAIGAALDHEKTEEPYWRPLFDGYEYSKAWERENLPDVIFLVYNDHASSFDLSLIPTFVLGTGASFPTADEGYGPRPVPGVEGDPDLAAHIAHSLIRDDFDLTLANELTVDHGLTVPLSLMFGDVEKWPCRVIPFHVNVVQYPVPSGARCFRLGQALRKAVESYDRPLKVQVWGTGGMSHQLQGPRAGLINREWDNAFLDRLIADPAGLAEVPHLEYVEEAGSEGIELVMWLIARGALSDVDGSGAVEVKHRFYHVPASNTAVGHLILENHPRAQEPAEGVN